One window from the genome of Ciconia boyciana chromosome 8, ASM3463844v1, whole genome shotgun sequence encodes:
- the PLAU gene encoding urokinase-type plasminogen activator — translation MKLLLIFLTATLGTLVTGLDSVYSKKHYKLPHKHRSDHKECHCLNGGTCITYYLFSGINRCICPKGYTGIHCELDTDSICYTENGEDYRGMATEDECLPWDLPSVIRRGHYHARLKNALELGLGKHSYCRNPNGRNRPWCYTKKGFTIQETPCNMQKCGRACGQRSISKYFKIVGGSQAEVESQPWIAGIFQTIRGTDHFLCGGSLIDPCWVLTAAHCFNTPSKKPQDKSNYKVFLGKSILNVTDDKEQVFMVDDIISHPDFTDETGGNENDIALIRIRTNSGQCAAESKYVRTVCLPEKNLYLRDNTRCEISGYGKQDFYDIYYAQRLMSATVNLVSQIKCKHEYYDSIRVTDNMVCAGDPTWMTDACKGDSGGPMVCEHNGRMTLYGIVSWGDGCAKENKPGVYTRVTQYLNWIDSNMNAVITKSRFLPEAK, via the exons ATGAAGTTGTTACTCATCTTCCTCACAGCAACTCTGGGCACACTTGTCACCGGACTAGATTCT gTTTATAGCAAGAAGCACTACAAGCTGCCACATAAACACAGATCAGATCATAAGG AATGCCATTGTTTGAATGGAGGAACCTGCATTACCTATTACCTCTTTAGTGGAATTAATCGTTGCATATGCCCAAAAGGATACACTGGGATTCACTGTGAACTAG ACACTGACAGCATATGCTATACTGAGAATGGGGAGGACTACAGAGGAATGGCAACAGAGGATGAATGTCTGCCATGGGACCTTCCGTCAGTAATCAGGAGGGGTCATTACCATGCTCGCTTGAAGAATGCTTTGGAGCTCGGACTGGGCAAACACAGCTACTGCAG AAACCCGAATGGAAGGAACAGGCCCTGGTGTTACACCAAAAAGGGATTCACCATTCAAGAAACACCATGCAACATGCAGAAGTGTG GGCGTGCATGTGGTCAAAGGAGCATCAGCAAGTACTTCAAGATTGTTGGTGGAAGCCAGGCAGAGGTTGAGTCTCAGCCTTGGATAGCTGGCATCTTCCAAACCATAAGGGGCACTGACCATTTTCTGTGTGGTGGCAGCCTCATTGACCCTTGCTGGGTACTTACAGCAGCACACTGTTTTAATACTCC gtcaaaaaaaccacaagacaAATCCAACTACAAAGTCTTCCTTGGAAAGTCCATACTGAATGTTACTGATGATAAGGAACAAGTATTCATGGTTGATGACATCATCTCTCACCCTGACTTTACAGATGAGACAGGTGGCAATGAGAATGATATTG CTTTGATAAGGATAAGAACAAATTCTGGACAGTGTGCAGCAGAATCCAAATATGTCAGAACAGTCTGCTTGCCAGAGAAGAACCTTTACTTAAGAGACAATACCCGGTGTGAAATATCTGGCTATGGCAAACAAGACTTTT atgacatctACTATGCTCAAAGACTGATGTCAGCCACTGTAAACTTAGTATCGCAGATAAAATGCAAACATGAATACTATGACAGTATCAGAGTTACTGACAACATGGTCTGTGCTGGAGATCCCACATGGATGACTGATGCATGCAAG GGAGATTCTGGTGGCCCCATGGTCTGTGAGCACAATGGCAGGATGACACTTTATGGGATTGTCAGCTGGGGAGATGGCTGTGCGAAAGAAAACAAGCCTGGCGTTTACACCAGAGTTACTCAATACCTTAACTGGATTGACTCCAATATGAATGCAGTAATCACCAAGAGCCGTTTTCTCCCTGAAGCAAAGTGA